A region of Myxococcota bacterium DNA encodes the following proteins:
- the atpH gene encoding ATP synthase F1 subunit delta, whose protein sequence is MIGAGEISRRYARAIFGLAEGGAAHAKLAEQVRTLSSEITGSAELSRVLLTPIHPRVERKALVRELTQRLGLTVEITAVSEILVDENRLQLLPAIAGALQELVDQEAGRVSARVVSARPLDADSQEKIRAALARRVNADVAVEWSVDPALIGGVVARIGDLLLDGSIRTQLEQLEETLRKGPAT, encoded by the coding sequence GTGATCGGCGCCGGCGAGATCTCCCGCCGCTATGCGCGCGCGATCTTCGGCCTGGCCGAGGGCGGCGCGGCCCACGCCAAGCTCGCGGAGCAGGTGCGCACGCTGTCCAGCGAGATCACCGGCAGCGCCGAGCTCTCGCGCGTGCTGCTCACGCCGATCCACCCGCGCGTCGAGCGCAAGGCGCTGGTGCGCGAGCTGACGCAGCGCCTGGGCCTGACCGTCGAGATCACGGCCGTATCCGAGATCCTGGTCGACGAGAACCGCCTGCAGCTCCTGCCCGCGATCGCGGGCGCGCTGCAGGAGCTGGTCGACCAGGAGGCGGGCCGAGTCAGTGCCCGCGTCGTGTCCGCGCGGCCGCTCGACGCCGACTCCCAGGAGAAGATCCGCGCCGCGCTCGCGCGCCGCGTGAACGCCGACGTGGCGGTCGAGTGGAGCGTCGATCCAGCGCTGATCGGCGGCGTGGTCGCGCGCATCGGCGACCTCTTGCTCGACGGCAGCATTCGCACTCAGCTCGAGCAGCTCGAGGAAACTCTCAGGAAGGGGCCTGCGACATGA